A window of Fictibacillus halophilus contains these coding sequences:
- a CDS encoding S-layer homology domain-containing protein: MKSLIKIVALFSVLSALFFNPSTTNAHNGARDELGGHFRTADCVYMLHEPTALAKSAENMDELKALITTYNSNATCVKELNGGMNFEVDLEGYVLPSEKLPFNDIKGHWAQDDILLLNELGLVSGFQDGSYGVNKKISRAEVAAIMARHMELPNATPNFKDVSKNFWAANQIGAVAEANVMNGFVDNTFKPTKIITRAEIASLLVRAYELEGTATENFKDVPKNHWAYEPISTLVEYGLVSGFSDHTFRPENQLTRAEFAAFLARVIRAGDMDPEPELSSIVGLVVDEDGNPIEDANVVLATEDVYTTESTSVDGTFNFTAQADRYTLTVVKEGYETFADNELVVDEDTVVELEIMLAPTDGVGYDFLEVNKPYVSSDNGLTVQVTSLAKVSKTNYMEYQLNYTETNNTKETVDQGAFKLFFTDGTADPQYGIFTEIAPGETYTGSHVFQAPLTKSPLALEYGADVLNNGKPSDDTLKWDFK, encoded by the coding sequence TTGAAATCTTTAATTAAGATAGTGGCATTGTTTTCTGTTTTATCAGCGCTATTCTTCAATCCGTCTACAACTAACGCTCACAACGGTGCACGTGATGAGTTGGGTGGACACTTTAGAACAGCAGATTGTGTATACATGCTTCATGAACCAACTGCATTAGCTAAATCAGCTGAGAACATGGATGAATTAAAGGCGTTAATCACAACATACAACAGCAACGCGACATGCGTTAAAGAATTAAACGGAGGCATGAACTTTGAAGTAGATCTAGAAGGTTATGTGCTTCCATCAGAGAAGTTACCTTTTAATGACATCAAAGGTCACTGGGCGCAAGATGACATTTTACTGCTAAACGAACTGGGATTAGTTAGCGGTTTTCAAGATGGATCTTACGGAGTAAACAAGAAAATCAGCCGCGCTGAAGTAGCTGCAATCATGGCACGTCACATGGAACTTCCAAATGCTACACCAAATTTTAAAGATGTATCGAAAAACTTCTGGGCAGCGAATCAGATTGGTGCCGTTGCAGAAGCAAACGTGATGAATGGTTTTGTTGATAACACATTTAAGCCTACTAAGATTATTACTAGAGCGGAGATTGCTTCTCTTTTAGTAAGAGCATACGAGCTAGAAGGAACGGCAACTGAAAACTTTAAAGATGTGCCTAAGAACCACTGGGCTTATGAACCAATTAGTACTCTCGTAGAATATGGATTAGTAAGTGGGTTTAGTGACCATACGTTCAGACCAGAAAATCAATTAACACGCGCAGAATTTGCAGCATTTTTGGCTAGAGTGATAAGAGCAGGTGACATGGACCCTGAGCCAGAATTAAGTTCAATCGTAGGATTGGTCGTTGACGAAGACGGAAATCCAATTGAAGATGCTAACGTCGTTCTTGCGACTGAAGACGTCTATACTACTGAAAGTACAAGTGTAGACGGAACTTTTAATTTCACAGCACAAGCAGACAGATACACACTTACAGTTGTTAAGGAAGGCTATGAAACGTTTGCGGATAACGAACTTGTTGTAGATGAAGATACTGTTGTTGAACTGGAAATCATGTTAGCCCCAACTGATGGAGTTGGATACGATTTTCTAGAAGTGAATAAGCCATACGTATCTTCAGACAATGGATTGACCGTTCAAGTTACGAGCCTAGCTAAGGTGAGTAAAACGAATTACATGGAATATCAACTGAACTACACAGAAACAAACAATACAAAAGAGACGGTTGACCAAGGCGCGTTCAAGCTATTCTTTACAGATGGTACTGCAGATCCACAGTACGGCATCTTTACAGAGATCGCCCCAGGTGAAACTTATACAGGCAGCCACGTCTTTCAAGCACCACTCACTAAGTCACCACTTGCATTAGAGTATGGAGCAGATGTGTTGAATAACGGAAAGCCTTCAGATGATACGTTGAAGTGGGATTTTAAATAA
- a CDS encoding PD-(D/E)XK nuclease family protein, with protein sequence MNTKLSCPKCSAELIEDAWENLQETGDGGLVIDAYSAYVCQNKCGFVKRTEDFPRVIAQQSDNRLLLLYPNDQARILDVRNLILWPQMHVESLLRRGYWEDYKGNHDIQMLLEDARDSQAALVETPNLFQFATSELSQDAFLCWLLAWSKQIYRSVDKALHEAAVHFVSEIFNLQHYAVPIIHKIEIKRQFKSLDILVIINDTYAILIEDKTFTKDHSNQLLRYREVVQKEMGELIQLPVYYKIADQSHYRSIEKAGYMPFKRIKMLEVLKRGKDKGVQNAIFLDYYKHLQKIDDCIQAFQTELVCEWDSFAWQGFFQELQKGINGDWGYVSNPTGGFWGFWWKPANDSNYYIQLEEERLCVKISVADDIENVRDYRHKIMNDVLLESEKHNLLLKKPSRLRLGRTMTIAERQHYIQTKSDGTVDVKRTILELQKY encoded by the coding sequence ATGAATACAAAATTAAGTTGTCCAAAATGTAGTGCAGAGTTAATAGAGGATGCTTGGGAAAACCTGCAAGAAACAGGAGATGGCGGTCTTGTGATTGATGCTTATTCTGCCTATGTTTGTCAAAACAAATGTGGTTTTGTGAAGAGAACAGAAGACTTTCCTAGAGTGATTGCCCAACAAAGCGATAATCGGCTCCTTTTGTTATATCCTAATGATCAAGCACGCATATTAGATGTTCGAAATTTAATTCTTTGGCCACAAATGCATGTAGAATCTTTACTCAGGCGAGGATATTGGGAGGATTATAAAGGGAATCATGACATCCAGATGTTACTTGAAGATGCACGTGACAGCCAAGCGGCTCTTGTTGAGACGCCTAATCTATTTCAGTTCGCGACAAGCGAGTTATCTCAAGATGCATTTTTGTGTTGGTTGTTAGCTTGGAGCAAACAGATCTATCGTTCAGTAGATAAAGCGCTTCACGAGGCAGCGGTTCATTTTGTTTCTGAGATCTTTAATCTACAACATTATGCAGTACCTATAATTCATAAAATTGAGATTAAACGTCAGTTTAAATCTCTTGATATCTTAGTAATCATTAACGATACATATGCTATTTTAATTGAAGATAAAACATTTACAAAAGATCATTCTAATCAGCTGCTGCGCTATCGTGAAGTGGTCCAAAAAGAAATGGGGGAACTTATCCAACTCCCCGTGTACTACAAAATAGCCGACCAAAGTCATTATCGTTCAATAGAGAAAGCGGGTTATATGCCTTTCAAGCGAATTAAGATGCTTGAGGTGTTGAAAAGAGGTAAAGACAAGGGCGTACAAAATGCTATTTTCCTTGATTACTATAAACATTTACAAAAAATTGATGATTGTATTCAGGCCTTTCAGACAGAGCTTGTGTGTGAGTGGGATAGCTTTGCATGGCAAGGATTCTTTCAAGAGCTTCAAAAAGGTATCAACGGAGACTGGGGTTACGTATCAAACCCTACAGGAGGCTTTTGGGGATTTTGGTGGAAGCCAGCAAACGACAGTAACTATTATATCCAGTTGGAAGAGGAACGGCTTTGTGTAAAAATATCGGTTGCAGATGATATTGAGAATGTAAGGGATTACCGCCACAAAATTATGAACGACGTTTTGTTGGAATCTGAAAAACATAATCTTTTATTGAAAAAGCCATCTAGATTACGACTTGGAAGAACTATGACGATTGCTGAGCGGCAGCATTATATCCAAACAAAGTCTGATGGGACTGTAGATGTAAAGAGGACCATACTAGAACTACAAAAGTACTAG
- a CDS encoding alpha/beta hydrolase, translating into MFRIVLKSLLTLLLIIPLYPSGQAHAQVELISDTPLSERLYDITLDSPSLGKQTSLRVILPKGYEESEQTYPVLYLLHGCCGDYKAWTARTDIEKITEDQPLIVVMPDAGRGASYSDWYNGGAYGPPQWEKYHIEELIPWIEQHYRAKGTREGRAVAGLSMGGFGAMSYAARHPDLFVATASFSGVLDTNLDPEFLEKTIFQNQEKVPPGTVWGDREANEIIWRSHNPWDLAENLEGVDLAIHTGTGEAGGPLDGGLESPVEETCFIMSTSLHNRLEELNIAHVWESYGPGSHTWGYWQRDLHQTLPRFMDIFNDPPKAPIPFQYKSAESSFSVYGWDIEFDREEMEFARLSDVTKKGFKLQGSGKAEVQTAPWFKPNEKYQVKIKGDRGAKVVKTRADEEGKLRVKLDFSSNHVRDELSVSIKQMKHKNSNSK; encoded by the coding sequence ATGTTTCGGATTGTACTTAAGAGTTTGCTTACACTTCTGTTGATCATTCCCCTTTATCCAAGTGGACAGGCTCATGCACAAGTGGAGCTGATTTCCGACACGCCGTTAAGTGAGAGACTTTACGACATTACGCTCGATAGTCCGTCCTTAGGAAAACAGACATCACTGCGAGTCATTTTGCCAAAAGGTTATGAGGAGTCAGAGCAAACATACCCTGTTCTTTACTTGTTACATGGCTGCTGTGGTGACTACAAAGCATGGACGGCTCGAACGGATATTGAAAAGATAACAGAGGATCAGCCGTTGATTGTTGTAATGCCTGATGCAGGGAGAGGTGCGAGTTATTCGGATTGGTATAACGGAGGTGCCTATGGACCGCCGCAGTGGGAGAAGTACCATATAGAAGAACTCATTCCGTGGATAGAGCAACATTATCGTGCAAAAGGAACAAGAGAAGGACGAGCGGTAGCTGGACTGTCCATGGGTGGCTTTGGTGCGATGTCTTATGCGGCAAGACATCCTGATCTTTTTGTAGCAACGGCTTCGTTTTCAGGTGTACTTGATACGAACTTAGACCCCGAGTTTTTAGAGAAGACGATATTTCAGAATCAAGAAAAAGTGCCACCAGGAACGGTTTGGGGTGATAGAGAAGCGAACGAGATTATTTGGAGAAGTCATAATCCTTGGGATTTAGCAGAAAACTTGGAAGGTGTCGATCTCGCCATACACACAGGAACAGGTGAGGCAGGTGGACCGTTGGATGGAGGTTTGGAATCTCCGGTTGAAGAGACTTGCTTTATAATGTCAACCAGTCTGCATAATCGGTTAGAAGAACTGAACATTGCACATGTGTGGGAAAGTTACGGACCAGGCTCTCATACGTGGGGATATTGGCAGCGCGATCTCCACCAAACGTTGCCACGATTCATGGACATCTTTAATGATCCTCCTAAAGCACCGATACCTTTTCAATATAAGTCGGCCGAATCATCCTTTTCTGTTTACGGCTGGGATATTGAATTTGATCGAGAGGAAATGGAGTTTGCTAGATTATCTGACGTGACGAAGAAAGGATTTAAACTTCAGGGTTCAGGAAAAGCAGAAGTTCAGACAGCACCTTGGTTCAAGCCGAACGAAAAATATCAGGTGAAGATTAAAGGTGATCGAGGTGCTAAAGTTGTGAAGACACGTGCAGATGAAGAGGGAAAATTGCGTGTTAAGTTAGATTTTAGTTCGAATCATGTAAGGGACGAGTTGTCTGTTAGTATTAAACAAATGAAACATAAAAATAGTAATAGTAAATGA